The following DNA comes from Hordeum vulgare subsp. vulgare chromosome 3H, MorexV3_pseudomolecules_assembly, whole genome shotgun sequence.
AGATTTTACTTGCCTATGTCGGTACAGTGGTTAAGATGTTCTTTAGAATCTAGTTTTGGGGTTCCATTGCGTTCTGTAAATAAGATGTATCCTCATAAGTTTCTTTCTGTGTGCTCTTGCATGGTATTTTAGTTGGCCAATCATCTAGATCCTCCATCAAGAACCACACATCCGTTGAGAACAACATCGTCAAACAGCTTGAACTCAGCTGCGACAACTCGGCGGCCAACATCATCTGGAGGGCTTACGTCTAATTCTTCGAGACCTTCAACACCAACTGGACGTGCTGCATCGACCACCGCGTCCAAAGGTTCAAGACCTTCATCCCCCAATGCTCGGGCAACTCTGCCTGCCAAGACTGGACCTACTGCCCCAAGATCTTCGACGCCCACTTCCAGGTCAACACTTCCTTCAACAAGGTCAGCACTGCCTTCAACAAGGTCAACACTGCCTTCAACAAGGTCAGCAGTGCCTTCATCAAGGTCAACAACTCCATCACGGACATCTGGCCCTGCTACTGCCACTGCTACTGCTACCAGGACATCAGTTCCTTCAGGCAGAGCATCAGCACCTGCTAGTAGATCATCAACGCCTACTTCAAGATCATCAATGCCTGCTGCTAGGTCAACTACACCTTTGTCAAGGCCCTCCTTACCAGCACAAAGCAAGCCTGCATCAAGGTCATCAACCCCAACAAGGCGGTCTTCTGCCCCACCCACCCACACCCAGCACAGTAATTTGCCCGGACCAGTTCGATCCTCCTCAATCTCCAGACCAGGACCTACAATGTCCAAAAGCTCTGCATCGGCAGCGACAACAACAGCGCCAGCACCTTCAAGGGGCAGCTCACCTACAGTCAAATCAAGACCATGGAAACCATCTGAAATGCCCGGCTTCTCGCTTGATGCACCTCCAAATCTGAGGACTTCGCTGCCGGAAAGACCAACCTCTGCTACTCGTGGTAGACCTGGAGCACCTAGTTCTAGATCTTCCTCTGTGGAGCCTGGGCCAGCTGCTCGACCGAAACGCCAGTCTTGCTCTCCTTCAAGAGGGAGGACTTCAAATGGCAGTGTGCCTTCAGGGAGTTCCATGCCGGCAGTGAGAAGATCACATCTTAACGGAGGTGACAGTGTGAACCCAGTTCAAATGGGCAATAAGATGGTTGAGAGGGTAGTGAACATGAGAAGGCTAGTTCCTCCAAAACATGATGATCAAAGGTCCAGCCTCAATAGTCTCTCCGGAAAATCATTAAATTCTCCAGATAGCTCTGGCTTCGGTCGGTCACTCTCAAAAAAGTCACTGGACATGGCACTTCGGCACATGGTAATTTAGTTACTCTCTCAGTTTAGCAAATGACAGAAACTTCTCCATTTGGTTAAATTAAATTTGACATGCAATTTTGGTCTGCAGGACATACGGCGCAGCATTCCAAACAATCTACGGCCTCTTATGACGAGCATTCCAGCATCATCTGTGCATAGCGGCCGGTCTGGCTCCACAAGGGGCAGACCGATAAGTGTCTCGGACTCCCCTCTCGCGACTAGCAGCAATGCCAGCTCTGAGCCGAGCGTCAACAACAACCTGATGTGCTTTGACAGCATCGACATTGACGAGGAGCTGTGCAGCGATAGAGCAGGACACTATGCACGATGATTTGCCTCTTTGCTAGTACAAAGTTCTGAATCTGATGAATTTTCACGACCGCAAAATGTTAAGAGCGGCAGCATGGAAGATCATCTCTGATGAGCTCTAT
Coding sequences within:
- the LOC123442610 gene encoding endochitinase A isoform X2 codes for the protein MHRVAMAEGGGGGGGRTLGAVIREKDEELALFLEMRRRDKERAAADTLLLAGDADDGLLLLDPPPPPPPPVPVPAEPRAAPAPAYRMAGGFRRAPGGADDFLHSDAGDKTDYDWLLTPPGTPLFPSHEAAPKRSPVSQTGSPKTRQNSLKSRLANHLDPPSRTTHPLRTTSSNSLNSAATTRRPTSSGGLTSNSSRPSTPTGRAASTTASKGSRPSSPNARATLPAKTGPTAPRSSTPTSRSTLPSTRSALPSTRSTLPSTRSAVPSSRSTTPSRTSGPATATATATRTSVPSGRASAPASRSSTPTSRSSMPAARSTTPLSRPSLPAQSKPASRSSTPTRRSSAPPTHTQHSNLPGPVRSSSISRPGPTMSKSSASAATTTAPAPSRGSSPTVKSRPWKPSEMPGFSLDAPPNLRTSLPERPTSATRGRPGAPSSRSSSVEPGPAARPKRQSCSPSRGRTSNGSVPSGSSMPAVRRSHLNGGDSVNPVQMGNKMVERVVNMRRLVPPKHDDQRSSLNSLSGKSLNSPDSSGFGRSLSKKSLDMALRHMDIRRSIPNNLRPLMTSIPASSVHSGRSGSTRGRPISVSDSPLATSSNASSEPSVNNNLMCFDSIDIDEELCSDRAGHYAR
- the LOC123442610 gene encoding endochitinase A isoform X1; its protein translation is MHRVAMAEGGGGGGGRTLGAVIREKDEELALFLEMRRRDKERAAADTLLLAGDADDGLLLLDPPPPPPPPVPVPAGKADELRRTLPIQTIPLAIAYRRRFFPPFGENPSSPPVLRVYGLVTEPRAAPAPAYRMAGGFRRAPGGADDFLHSDAGDKTDYDWLLTPPGTPLFPSHEAAPKRSPVSQTGSPKTRQNSLKSRLANHLDPPSRTTHPLRTTSSNSLNSAATTRRPTSSGGLTSNSSRPSTPTGRAASTTASKGSRPSSPNARATLPAKTGPTAPRSSTPTSRSTLPSTRSALPSTRSTLPSTRSAVPSSRSTTPSRTSGPATATATATRTSVPSGRASAPASRSSTPTSRSSMPAARSTTPLSRPSLPAQSKPASRSSTPTRRSSAPPTHTQHSNLPGPVRSSSISRPGPTMSKSSASAATTTAPAPSRGSSPTVKSRPWKPSEMPGFSLDAPPNLRTSLPERPTSATRGRPGAPSSRSSSVEPGPAARPKRQSCSPSRGRTSNGSVPSGSSMPAVRRSHLNGGDSVNPVQMGNKMVERVVNMRRLVPPKHDDQRSSLNSLSGKSLNSPDSSGFGRSLSKKSLDMALRHMDIRRSIPNNLRPLMTSIPASSVHSGRSGSTRGRPISVSDSPLATSSNASSEPSVNNNLMCFDSIDIDEELCSDRAGHYAR